The following is a genomic window from Prevotella nigrescens.
CTGTTGTTTACGGTAGTTGGCGCAAAGCGCATTTGGTCGATTTGTGCATCAGTAGGAATATACATAAGGTCGTTTCCACGAGCACCATCGCCATTCATATCGCCATACATTTCAATAACGTATGGAGAACCACTACGTCCTTGATAAATCAGACCGATAGTGGTCTGCCACTGCTTGCTTGTACCGTAACCAATATGGTAGTAAGCACTCGCCTGAATACGATGAGGAACATTGTATGCACTGAAGCCGAGTTCTGGGTCGTTAGGATTTCTATAGGTAGTATTAAACATCCAGTTACTACCTGCCACAGAAGAAGTTCCACTGTTCACACTCATAGAACGTGTCCATGTATAACTTGCCATCAAATCAAGTCCGAAGTCGAAATGCTTTTCACCTTTCAACGATAAGTTTACTGTATAACCCTTGTTGGTGTTATACAATCCATACACGTATGCGTATGGAGTGCCCTTTGTAGTCTGCGTAAACATTGGACGGTTGTCCCACGTGTAACCAGTTTCTTGACCGAAGGTTTTGCCTGTTGCTTCAATTGCAAGATTTTTATAATATATATCGTTCAAAGTCTTTGAGTAGATAGCCTCTGCTGTCCAATCTATTCCCAATGCTTTAAAGTCAAAACCAAGATTAAACTTAAGTGTTTGTGCAAACTTGAAGTTATCAGAGAAAATATCTACTTCCTGACTTCCAGCTGACACTTTCAGCTTTTCAGCATTCTCCAATTGCTTGTTAGGGTCGAAGATTAGATTAAGTCCTTTCGGATTATAAACACTGTATTTAGACATCTGAATACCTGTGTTAGTGAAGTTGTTGCTAATCCAAACGTATGGAATACGCCCTGTGAAGACACCTACACCACCACGAAGAATAAATTGACGGTCGTTATTGATATCCCAACGGAAACCTACACGTGGACTCCACAAAGGAGAACTTGACAATTTATGGTCTGTACGAACACCCCAGCCACGCTGTGCAGCATATTCGTTGAACCCTGTATTGGCAGTAGGAGTATCGAAGAAAAGGGGTATTTCCATACGTAAGCCGTATGTAAGTTGGAAAGAAGGAGTAGCGTTCCACTTGTCTTGAACATAGAAACCTAACTGTCCTGCAGAGAATGGAGCTTTCCAACGTGGGTCGCCCGTTACGTCGGTATTAGCCATTCCGAAGCGGTATTGCTTGAAATAAGCATAGTTAGGGTCAAGTTTGTCCGCCATAAAGTCTTCGTAGTACTTATTGAAATGTGCTAAGTCTGCAAAGTTGTAAGTACCGTTTGCATCTTGAATGAAAAGGTTTGCAAACTTATAAAATTCGTTGTGTGTACCAAAAGTAAATGTATGGCTGCCGTTGTACCAAGTAAAGTTGTCTTCAACGGTATAAATATCTTGGTCGAGTTGGTTCGCCATAGACGAACGTTCGTTACCAATATTGAGCGTACCACCTGTTACTTGAAGAGAAATCATTGGGAAAGCCGATGCTACAGCACGCTGGTCGCGCACTCGTACGTAACTTGCACGTGCTTCGTTGCTCAATACTGGCGACAAACGGCTTTGCAATTCAGCTGTGAAAGAGTTTGTTTTGCTTTCAAATGGATAATAATAATGATTATCGTTCAACGATGAAGCACCACTGACATTGTTTAATTGTTTTGCATCTACCAAACTCCAACGGAATGAGAACTTGTTAAAGTCGTTGATATTCCAGTCTATCTTTGCACCAAACTTTTTACTCTTGGTATAAATATCAGGATTACCGAATGCGCCTGTATAGTTGTATCCTTGCTTTGCAGCCATTTCCCTAACCTTTGCAAGCACACCATCGGCTTCTTCCTTAAGGATACGTAAACCTGTCTGGCCGTAACCATTGATATTTGGATATTCTTTATTGGCGTCTTCAAAGTTAACGAAGAAGAACAGTTTATCCTTGATAATAGGACCACCAAGCGTTATACCCCATTGGTATTGTTGCTGTTTCTGATACTTCGGTGCATAACCCGTTCCGTCAGAATAAGGATAATGGCGACCGATAAGGTTCTGATTATTGCCAAATCCATATACGCTTCCATGGAACTTGTTAGTTCCCGACTTTGTTATAGCATTAATTGCACCACCTGTAAAACCACTCTGACGAACATCAAATGGCGCAACATTAATTTGGATTTGCTCAATGGTCTCCATAGAAACAGGTTGTGTGCCTGCCTGTCCTCCATTAGAGCCGTCGGCAGTGAGACCAAATACGTCGTTATTCATTGCACCGTCAATCATAAACGAATTGTAACGGTTGTTTGTTCCTGCAAACGACATTGCACCATTGCTTGATGTTGTCAGCTGGGGATTTAATCTTGCAACATCAGCAATACCGTGTGTGATACTTGGTATCTCGGCTATTTGTTTAGCAGTAAGACTTTGTGCAGCACCATTTTTTGTCCCGTTTATTCCAGCTTTACCAACAACAACAACTTCCTGCAATTCTTTCGAATCTGTTTGTAACTTGCATGATAAATCTTCTACTTCGCCCAAACGAAGTGTTACATTCTGGAAAGTCTTAGTTTGATGTCCTATATAAGATATTTCCACCTTATAAGGTCCACCAACACGCATACCTTGAATGGTGAAACGTCCATCTAAATTTGTTAAACCCCTATAAATTGTTCCAGAAGGTTGGTGCGTAGCTGTAACTGTTGCACCGATGACTTCTTCGCCATTCGATGTAACCTTACCGCTAATGCCTGATGTAGTTATCTGCGCCATTGCCGTAATAGTTAGCGAGAATAACATTCCAAAAAGGAAAAGCAATCTTTTTTGCATAATAAATTAATGTTAAATTCAAATACGTATATTTAATTATGGTGCAAATATAATTAAAATCTATCAAAATATCGTTGCAAACGACGTTAAAATCAGAATAATTTAGCTGAGACTTATTTACGACAAATCAAATTAGCAACAATTATAGCAGTTAATCCAGCTGTTTCAGTACGCAAACGGCTTGTTCCTAAAGTTACACATTGATAGTTATTATTCATAGCCTGACGAACTTCATCAATAGAAAAATCTCCCTCAGGTCCTACTAAAACTGTTATTTCATTAATAGAATTCAAGTGCTTTAAATAGTTAAAGAAGTCAGTCTTTTCTATTTCATCGTAACAGTGACAGATAAATTTCGAACCTACTATTTCTCTACGTACAAAATTGTCGAATGTAACCATATCATTTACAATTGGTTTCCATGGCTTACGGCTCTGTTTCATTGCTGATATTACTATACGTTCTATCCGATCTTTACGTATTGTTTTACGTTCAGAGTAATGGCAATTTAAAAATGAAATCTCATCGAAACCAATTTCTGTCGCTTTTTCAACTAACCATTCTACACGACTAATATCTTTTGTAGGCGCTATAGCAAGATGTAAATATCCAGTCCATGATTTGGTTTGAGGTAACGATTGCTCTATTTTATAATAACAATGTTTGGAATTTGTTAATGTAATAAATGCTTTATAAAAAGAACCTTTGCCGTCCATCAAGAAAATCTCATCACTTTCTTTTAATCGCAAAACTCGAACAGCATGGATTGCCTCGTCTACTGGCAATTCATTACTGTTAGATGCTTCAG
Proteins encoded in this region:
- a CDS encoding carboxypeptidase regulatory-like domain-containing protein, which encodes MQKRLLFLFGMLFSLTITAMAQITTSGISGKVTSNGEEVIGATVTATHQPSGTIYRGLTNLDGRFTIQGMRVGGPYKVEISYIGHQTKTFQNVTLRLGEVEDLSCKLQTDSKELQEVVVVGKAGINGTKNGAAQSLTAKQIAEIPSITHGIADVARLNPQLTTSSNGAMSFAGTNNRYNSFMIDGAMNNDVFGLTADGSNGGQAGTQPVSMETIEQIQINVAPFDVRQSGFTGGAINAITKSGTNKFHGSVYGFGNNQNLIGRHYPYSDGTGYAPKYQKQQQYQWGITLGGPIIKDKLFFFVNFEDANKEYPNINGYGQTGLRILKEEADGVLAKVREMAAKQGYNYTGAFGNPDIYTKSKKFGAKIDWNINDFNKFSFRWSLVDAKQLNNVSGASSLNDNHYYYPFESKTNSFTAELQSRLSPVLSNEARASYVRVRDQRAVASAFPMISLQVTGGTLNIGNERSSMANQLDQDIYTVEDNFTWYNGSHTFTFGTHNEFYKFANLFIQDANGTYNFADLAHFNKYYEDFMADKLDPNYAYFKQYRFGMANTDVTGDPRWKAPFSAGQLGFYVQDKWNATPSFQLTYGLRMEIPLFFDTPTANTGFNEYAAQRGWGVRTDHKLSSSPLWSPRVGFRWDINNDRQFILRGGVGVFTGRIPYVWISNNFTNTGIQMSKYSVYNPKGLNLIFDPNKQLENAEKLKVSAGSQEVDIFSDNFKFAQTLKFNLGFDFKALGIDWTAEAIYSKTLNDIYYKNLAIEATGKTFGQETGYTWDNRPMFTQTTKGTPYAYVYGLYNTNKGYTVNLSLKGEKHFDFGLDLMASYTWTRSMSVNSGTSSVAGSNWMFNTTYRNPNDPELGFSAYNVPHRIQASAYYHIGYGTSKQWQTTIGLIYQGRSGSPYVIEMYGDMNGDGARGNDLMYIPTDAQIDQMRFAPTTVNNSKNTYPLITKVLGAGYKGNLSEEQQRALLKQWIADDSYMSKHRGEYFKRYADNLAFEHHFDVHLAQKYSFKVGGQVNSLELSFDIINVGNLLNKDWGHTYGDGFGRYFSPFNYEGDGLFKFDGTHVNRDYDSYNSRWRGQIGLRYTF
- a CDS encoding 16S rRNA (uracil(1498)-N(3))-methyltransferase, encoding MKEERYFYVPEASNSNELPVDEAIHAVRVLRLKESDEIFLMDGKGSFYKAFITLTNSKHCYYKIEQSLPQTKSWTGYLHLAIAPTKDISRVEWLVEKATEIGFDEISFLNCHYSERKTIRKDRIERIVISAMKQSRKPWKPIVNDMVTFDNFVRREIVGSKFICHCYDEIEKTDFFNYLKHLNSINEITVLVGPEGDFSIDEVRQAMNNNYQCVTLGTSRLRTETAGLTAIIVANLICRK